Proteins co-encoded in one Paraburkholderia edwinii genomic window:
- a CDS encoding hemagglutinin repeat-containing protein, whose amino-acid sequence MKKNTYRAIFNAACDWRFVDMLSMRHIAFAALCALGMQPLQIDAQVTAAPTSAGSKPIVGVTANGLPVVQIATPNGAGVSNNAYTQYNVGPQGLILNNSPGNVLTQQAGYVTGNPNLASGSARVILNQVIGGSPSQLLGYTEVAGQRAEVVIANPAGIYCNGCGFINTSRGILTTGTPVFGGTGSLDAFHVTGGQIQIGAAGLDGSQADQVDLIARSVAINGKAWAGQSLNVVAGNNDVRHDDLSAQWLGPDGNSPGVAIDVAQLGGMYAGKIRLVGTETGVGVNSAGTIASQAGDLQLNSQGKVSLSGTTSANGNVTISGAGDVANSGSVYATQNTAVNSQSQVDNSGTVAALGNTSITGASVNSTGALGAGVDANGNVTGAGSLAVTGAGSVSATGQQIAGGNLAMSGSSLNMAGSQTLAKGNVSLTATGAGGDTGNLAHTGAALQAGGSLTVNAASGDIDNTAGQLEAAGAVNVSAANVQNSAGRIVSDNTDGLTLTASGQITNAAGTTAQAATGGVIGGNGNVDIKAASLTNNGTVTAAQHLAVTALGTLDNSGGTLSGATLAANAASLKNANGAISANTVAMTVPQFDNSGGQIAANQLTVSASNLTNAHGKLTQLGSGAMGLDISGTLDNANGGVIQTNSTDLTLAPASLNNNGGTITHAGTGTLTIDTANGSGAVSNVGGAIVSNGRMAVSAGSVDNTGGSVTAAQTLDTTVAGALDNSGGTLSAQTVTTRAASFTNADGVVSGNSVSMTVPQLDNSNGKIIANQLDLTATNLTNERGSLTQLGANAMGFDVSNAIDNSNGGVIQTNSTDLSLASASINNNGGTITHAGAGTLTIEPGNGAGSLTNVGGRIVTNGLASVRVGSLDNTGGTLASQGAMSAIVQAVLNNTNGRLSSGSALTVSSGGALLNAGGVIGAGGAVTDSTLNVTAASIDNSGGAVTNVGTGATTINGGSQIVNRNAGGVAGMGSISGNGNVSLSASSVSNTQGGQLSGANLLINASNLDSSGGAIGNVANTSGDVGITTGTLNVTNGQINASRNLSVAASTLLGGGRYSAVNDLTLNLQGSFATDPNYSFTAGHNLTFTLPGTFSNAGAFAAVNGLTVNAGDIANSGTLAAGGLLSTHSNTLTNTGTIVGGSVSLSAVQTLSNLGTSALIGATDSAGKLELLSADIENRDDTTATDAQAMTAIYGLGQVVLAGGKDANGNYTNANLVRNQSGLIQSSGDMQIAANQVTNTRRAMGTSGFTSAVNPDLLASLGISLSGQTGQVGVKDPDSIGGVYVEPPHGGQWNSTYQFTTYTGVAVASTVTTISPESQIIAGGNLNAASVGIFQNYWSQVAAAGNIAMPAVLDQNSWQGQSAPQVQVTYSGQYHYNNYDNSEHDWQLPFGDAPFVGSRPGGYSQVAPADIRTYALPAYESRFTAGGTLSGTGVTINNTAGNASVTPLGLPPGQSVSGTGAGAVSGTISAHGGGSVQGGPSNFDNPTIAAATAGNVLSNITLPRGGLFSVNSAPNSPYLVETNPAFTSQQQWLSSDYYFQQMGMNPGQIQLRLGDGFYEQKLVQDQIMSMTGKSVLTNYADTQDEFKALMTSGAQLAQSLNLAPGTGLSPEQVAQLTSNVVIMQSQVVDGQTVLVPVVYLAQASQDNMGNGPVIAATNIDLQNAKSVTNSGTISAANNFSIGAQSIDSSFGTLQAGGQMALVTAGDINLTSATLNAGSLALQSGGNLILDTSVKTVSQVSDTGATRVTTTMGPAASINVAGNAVIVTGGDFEQNAGSLNVGGALGMSVGGDWNLGVQQTGEHKVVERANGVSDTDINQVVGSSVKVGGASLLAVGGDLTATGANMSLGGGGTIIAGGNVTLQAATATSTVDSNSSGTDHHGSYSETLHTSDDSLTATTLQSGDSLSVVSGKDINVTGSTVSLDKGNALLMAAGSVNVGAATETHVSDTYETHSHSGVASHTSAVNQVDQSATYADGSTISADGVSVISGKDINVTGSNIVGTYGVGLAAAGNVNILAATDTWQDSEYHQVKHSGLSGSGGIGFTIGSSEQSDRYNASSVTQSQSRSIVGSVEGNVVISAGKDVHIGGSDIVAGRAAGDVTGATGNIGIVGQNVTIDPSQDTAQSNDHQEQRSSGLTLAVTGTPLDTVRNLQSAGSSGNAYQRAQGVGNELTASGLDTPSVTATFSHSSSSSTTVVSSMSNAGSTIRGAGNVSVTATGGALRDANGNPLDGNIAVIGSTISAGGTTTLDANRNVILQASTNQLQQSTQSESSSTSFQLASPSPGDFVRWVTGGPNSSGVSSSPYNAGRGNADSNGSATTQTASVVSGNSVIVKSHTGDIDVVGSGISGTQGVDLIATQGAINVLAGTETSTNHEESSSHQFGDLGSNGTGTGFSQGVSNSHMVQDTAAQTQSTIRSQIVSGNGNVTLDAKQDVTVQGSDLYAGQDLTLIGKNLNLDPGTDAQQSSMSQSASQFGVTFALGGVAGDTAATVNRSLNQASHAGDSRLAALDVAQAALAVYNAPGAAASGQAPAVIKATVSVGGGTSHAEAQSSSTTNSGSTLTAGGTATLVATGSGNKDGAGYATDGDINARGTQITAHDVALNAARDINLQSAKDTSQQTSSNSSTNASIGVGFGLGGAQNGFTLELAANGAKGNANGNGTTNHDTQINASGTVAITSGRDTNLRGAEVAGNTVDANVGRDLNIQSVQDTNAYNSQQASAGFQASICVPPFCYGQTVSGSANASDQTIKDNFQSVNQQSGISAGSGGFDIYVGNHTQLDGGVIASTASPDKNSLSTQTLDYTNLQNQAEYSGSTVSFGVSTNSGGGTTGIAGMGPSGFGASGVSDDASGTTYAAVSPGTITVRGDAGTGHDSTAGLSRDTANANGSVANTFDAQNVSNDMAVQQGVVQVGMQVVGDIGRAEHWEEDSAARIASHAAVAALGAALGGGNVAGAVGGTVAGDIAGNAAAHAGGGALAGNIASGAAGALAGGALGGAGGAMSGANGALGADLYNRQLHPDEKQKLQQKANEIAANIAQNPQDQATIAQYWNSMLTVAASADVDTQAAQQLNAYVDQLTQAAQASGNYAPLDRFLSDLNIAQQTVQSMAGQPLYGTTGNPIVADGSVVSSFQSTPAQASDTTLFANGPLGSLNQFGPGNTLATTGWQPIGNATVQQQIQWLEQSTLQQASTLNGSVSPTYPLENIALGGMAGKIVSGVLGAIFDAAAANSAVVGSVANANFAQSSINAAEAFSIEGAAKYSQIAGMPINTVDDLAAAIKSGLISPSQLPVDYVVTADGTQLILNTRTSVALSRAGVPQSQWYGANQTGLQVPGMSAGTTFDYLAARQLARNKLPPTGTPNVPKGTK is encoded by the coding sequence CAATGTGGTGGCGGGCAACAACGACGTTCGCCACGACGATCTGAGCGCGCAATGGCTTGGCCCCGATGGCAACAGTCCGGGCGTGGCGATCGACGTCGCGCAACTGGGCGGCATGTACGCCGGCAAGATCCGTCTTGTCGGTACCGAGACGGGCGTCGGGGTTAATAGCGCCGGCACCATCGCATCGCAAGCGGGCGACCTTCAGCTCAACAGCCAGGGCAAGGTGAGCTTGTCGGGTACGACGAGCGCCAATGGCAATGTGACGATCTCCGGCGCGGGCGATGTTGCGAACAGCGGCTCCGTCTATGCGACGCAGAACACCGCAGTGAACAGCCAGAGCCAGGTGGACAACAGTGGTACGGTCGCGGCGCTGGGCAATACAAGCATCACGGGCGCGAGCGTGAATTCGACCGGCGCGCTCGGTGCGGGCGTCGACGCGAATGGCAATGTGACTGGGGCCGGCAGTCTCGCGGTGACGGGCGCGGGATCGGTCAGCGCCACGGGTCAACAGATTGCGGGCGGCAATCTCGCGATGTCGGGCAGCAGCCTGAACATGGCAGGGTCGCAGACGCTGGCGAAAGGCAATGTGTCCTTGACCGCGACGGGCGCCGGCGGCGACACCGGCAACCTCGCGCATACAGGCGCGGCGCTGCAGGCTGGCGGCAGCTTGACCGTCAATGCGGCGAGCGGCGACATCGACAACACGGCGGGTCAACTGGAAGCGGCGGGCGCGGTGAACGTGTCGGCTGCGAACGTACAGAACAGCGCGGGGCGCATCGTCTCCGACAACACGGACGGTCTAACGCTAACGGCGAGCGGACAGATCACGAACGCGGCCGGCACCACGGCGCAAGCGGCGACGGGTGGCGTGATTGGCGGTAACGGCAACGTGGACATCAAAGCTGCGTCGCTGACGAATAACGGGACCGTCACGGCTGCGCAGCATCTGGCCGTGACCGCTTTGGGCACCCTCGATAACAGCGGCGGTACGCTGAGCGGCGCCACGCTGGCGGCGAACGCTGCTTCGCTGAAGAACGCGAACGGGGCGATCAGCGCCAATACGGTTGCGATGACCGTGCCTCAGTTCGATAACAGCGGCGGCCAGATCGCCGCCAATCAGCTCACCGTGAGCGCATCGAATCTGACGAACGCACACGGCAAACTGACCCAGCTCGGATCGGGCGCAATGGGCCTCGATATCAGCGGGACGCTCGACAACGCGAACGGCGGTGTCATCCAGACGAACAGCACGGACCTGACGCTTGCGCCGGCTTCGTTGAACAACAACGGCGGCACGATCACCCATGCGGGTACCGGCACGTTGACGATCGATACCGCTAACGGCTCAGGCGCGGTCTCGAACGTGGGCGGAGCGATCGTCAGCAACGGGCGGATGGCGGTGTCCGCGGGCAGCGTCGATAACACGGGTGGAAGCGTGACTGCAGCGCAGACGCTCGATACCACCGTTGCGGGTGCGCTCGACAACAGCGGCGGCACGCTCAGTGCGCAGACCGTGACGACCCGTGCCGCCTCGTTCACGAATGCAGATGGGGTGGTGAGCGGCAACAGCGTGTCGATGACGGTTCCTCAGCTCGACAACAGCAATGGCAAGATCATCGCGAATCAGCTTGATTTGACCGCGACGAACCTGACCAACGAGCGTGGATCGTTGACGCAGCTCGGCGCGAACGCGATGGGCTTCGATGTCAGCAACGCGATCGATAACTCGAACGGCGGCGTGATTCAGACGAACAGCACCGACCTGAGTCTCGCATCGGCTTCGATCAACAATAACGGCGGGACGATTACCCATGCCGGCGCGGGCACGTTGACGATCGAGCCGGGCAATGGCGCGGGATCGCTGACCAACGTCGGCGGCCGCATCGTGACCAACGGGTTGGCGTCGGTGCGGGTCGGCAGCCTCGATAACACGGGCGGTACGCTGGCTTCGCAGGGCGCGATGTCCGCCATCGTTCAGGCGGTTTTGAACAACACGAACGGCCGGCTGTCGTCCGGCTCGGCGTTGACAGTTTCAAGCGGTGGCGCCTTGCTGAACGCGGGCGGTGTGATCGGCGCGGGCGGGGCTGTGACCGATAGCACGCTGAACGTCACGGCAGCATCGATCGATAACTCGGGCGGCGCGGTTACCAATGTCGGGACTGGTGCGACGACGATCAACGGCGGCAGCCAGATCGTCAATCGCAATGCCGGCGGCGTCGCGGGCATGGGCTCGATCAGCGGCAACGGCAACGTTAGCTTGAGCGCATCGTCGGTGTCGAACACACAGGGCGGGCAACTGAGCGGCGCGAATCTGCTGATCAACGCCAGCAATCTCGATAGCAGCGGTGGAGCGATCGGCAACGTCGCCAACACGTCAGGCGATGTCGGCATTACGACGGGCACCTTGAACGTGACGAACGGCCAGATCAACGCGTCGCGCAATCTTTCGGTGGCCGCGAGTACGTTGCTGGGCGGCGGCAGGTACAGCGCAGTCAACGACCTCACGTTGAATCTGCAGGGCAGTTTCGCGACGGATCCGAACTATAGCTTCACTGCAGGCCACAACCTCACGTTCACCTTGCCGGGCACGTTCAGTAATGCCGGTGCGTTCGCTGCAGTAAACGGCCTGACGGTTAACGCGGGCGACATCGCCAACTCCGGCACGCTCGCGGCGGGCGGTTTGCTGAGCACGCATTCGAATACGCTGACCAACACAGGCACGATCGTGGGCGGCAGCGTATCGCTGAGCGCAGTACAAACGTTGTCGAATCTCGGCACGAGCGCGTTGATCGGCGCGACGGATAGCGCGGGCAAGCTCGAACTGCTTTCGGCGGACATCGAGAACCGCGACGACACGACCGCCACCGACGCGCAGGCGATGACGGCCATCTACGGTTTGGGCCAGGTGGTCCTCGCCGGCGGCAAGGACGCGAACGGGAATTACACCAATGCCAATCTTGTCCGCAACCAGTCGGGGTTGATCCAGTCGAGCGGCGACATGCAGATCGCCGCGAACCAGGTGACGAATACGCGGCGTGCGATGGGAACGTCGGGCTTTACGTCGGCGGTCAATCCGGACCTGTTGGCGAGTCTTGGCATCAGTCTGTCAGGACAAACAGGTCAGGTGGGCGTGAAAGATCCCGACAGTATTGGCGGCGTCTATGTCGAGCCACCTCACGGCGGTCAGTGGAACAGCACTTATCAGTTCACGACCTACACGGGCGTAGCGGTTGCCAGTACCGTCACTACCATCAGCCCGGAATCGCAGATCATCGCGGGCGGCAACCTGAATGCAGCGTCGGTCGGAATATTCCAGAATTACTGGAGCCAGGTGGCGGCGGCAGGCAACATCGCGATGCCCGCTGTGCTCGATCAGAACAGCTGGCAAGGGCAAAGCGCACCGCAGGTGCAGGTGACTTACTCGGGCCAATATCACTACAACAACTACGACAACAGCGAGCACGACTGGCAGTTGCCGTTTGGGGATGCACCGTTCGTCGGCTCGCGTCCGGGTGGCTACTCGCAGGTGGCGCCGGCTGACATTCGCACGTACGCGCTGCCGGCATACGAATCGAGGTTTACGGCGGGCGGAACGCTAAGCGGCACGGGCGTCACGATTAATAACACGGCCGGCAATGCCTCCGTGACGCCGCTCGGCCTGCCACCGGGGCAGAGCGTGTCGGGCACCGGCGCGGGCGCCGTGAGCGGGACGATCAGCGCCCATGGCGGCGGGAGCGTGCAGGGTGGCCCTTCGAATTTCGACAACCCGACTATCGCGGCCGCGACGGCGGGCAACGTACTGAGCAACATTACGTTGCCGCGCGGTGGCCTGTTCAGCGTCAATAGCGCGCCGAATTCACCGTATCTCGTTGAGACGAATCCCGCGTTCACGAGCCAGCAGCAGTGGCTGTCGAGCGACTACTACTTCCAGCAGATGGGCATGAATCCCGGGCAGATCCAGTTGCGGCTCGGCGACGGGTTCTACGAGCAGAAGCTCGTGCAGGACCAGATCATGTCGATGACCGGGAAGTCGGTGCTGACGAACTACGCCGATACGCAGGACGAGTTCAAGGCGCTGATGACGTCCGGGGCGCAACTCGCGCAGTCGCTCAATCTCGCGCCCGGTACGGGGCTGTCGCCGGAGCAGGTGGCGCAGTTGACGAGCAACGTCGTGATCATGCAGAGCCAGGTGGTTGATGGGCAGACGGTGCTTGTGCCGGTTGTCTATCTCGCGCAGGCGAGCCAGGACAACATGGGCAACGGCCCGGTTATCGCGGCGACGAATATCGATCTGCAAAATGCGAAGTCGGTGACCAACAGCGGCACGATCAGCGCGGCGAATAACTTCTCGATCGGTGCGCAGAGTATCGATAGTTCGTTTGGCACGTTGCAGGCCGGTGGGCAGATGGCGCTGGTGACGGCGGGGGATATCAATCTGACGTCGGCGACGTTGAATGCCGGCAGCCTTGCGCTGCAATCGGGCGGGAATCTGATTCTGGATACGTCGGTGAAGACGGTTAGCCAGGTGAGTGACACGGGCGCGACGCGCGTGACGACGACGATGGGGCCGGCGGCCAGTATCAATGTGGCCGGTAATGCGGTGATTGTGACGGGCGGGGATTTCGAGCAGAACGCGGGTAGCCTCAACGTGGGCGGGGCGCTTGGGATGAGCGTTGGCGGGGATTGGAATCTTGGTGTGCAGCAGACCGGTGAACACAAGGTTGTTGAGCGCGCGAATGGGGTGTCGGATACCGATATCAATCAGGTGGTGGGGAGTTCGGTGAAGGTGGGTGGAGCGTCCTTGCTTGCAGTGGGCGGCGACCTCACGGCGACCGGTGCGAACATGAGCCTCGGAGGCGGCGGCACGATCATCGCGGGAGGCAACGTAACGCTGCAGGCGGCAACCGCGACTTCGACGGTGGACAGCAACAGTTCGGGCACCGACCATCACGGCAGCTACTCAGAGACGCTGCATACATCCGACGACAGCCTCACGGCTACAACGCTGCAAAGCGGTGACAGCCTGAGTGTCGTGTCGGGCAAGGACATCAACGTAACGGGCAGCACGGTTTCCCTCGACAAGGGGAATGCGCTGCTGATGGCGGCGGGAAGCGTGAACGTGGGCGCGGCGACGGAAACGCACGTCTCTGATACCTACGAGACTCATAGCCATAGCGGCGTGGCGAGCCATACGAGTGCCGTCAACCAGGTTGATCAAAGCGCGACCTATGCCGATGGCAGCACGATCTCGGCGGACGGTGTGTCGGTGATCAGCGGAAAAGATATCAACGTGACCGGCAGCAACATCGTTGGTACGTATGGCGTTGGTCTCGCTGCGGCGGGCAACGTCAACATCCTGGCCGCAACCGACACCTGGCAGGATAGCGAGTATCACCAGGTGAAGCACTCGGGACTCTCCGGTTCGGGCGGTATCGGCTTCACGATCGGGTCGAGCGAGCAGAGCGACCGATATAACGCCAGTTCGGTGACGCAGAGTCAGTCGCGCAGCATTGTGGGCAGCGTCGAGGGCAACGTTGTAATTTCCGCGGGCAAGGATGTCCATATCGGCGGAAGCGACATTGTCGCTGGTAGGGCGGCGGGGGACGTCACGGGCGCGACGGGCAACATCGGCATTGTCGGCCAGAACGTTACGATCGATCCGAGCCAGGACACTGCGCAGTCGAACGATCACCAGGAGCAGCGTTCGAGCGGCTTGACGTTGGCGGTGACGGGCACGCCGCTCGATACCGTGCGCAATTTGCAATCGGCAGGTTCGTCGGGCAACGCATATCAGCGGGCCCAGGGCGTCGGTAACGAGCTAACCGCGAGTGGTCTCGACACGCCGTCTGTGACGGCAACCTTCAGCCACAGCAGCAGCTCGAGTACTACGGTCGTATCGAGCATGTCGAATGCCGGCAGCACGATTCGCGGCGCGGGCAACGTGAGCGTGACGGCAACAGGTGGAGCGCTCCGTGATGCAAACGGTAACCCGCTCGACGGAAATATTGCCGTGATCGGTTCGACGATTTCGGCGGGTGGCACGACCACGCTGGATGCGAATCGCAACGTGATACTGCAGGCATCGACAAACCAGCTGCAGCAAAGCACCCAGTCAGAAAGTTCGAGCACGAGCTTCCAGCTTGCTAGCCCAAGCCCGGGCGATTTCGTGCGTTGGGTCACCGGCGGACCGAACAGTAGCGGCGTTAGTTCGTCGCCCTATAACGCCGGGCGCGGTAATGCAGACAGCAATGGCTCGGCGACGACACAGACTGCCAGCGTGGTGAGTGGCAACAGCGTGATCGTGAAGAGTCACACGGGCGATATCGACGTGGTGGGTTCTGGCATTAGCGGAACACAGGGCGTCGACCTTATCGCTACCCAAGGGGCGATCAATGTGCTGGCGGGCACCGAAACCAGCACGAACCATGAGGAGTCGAGCAGTCACCAGTTCGGCGATCTGGGTAGCAACGGTACCGGCACCGGCTTCAGCCAGGGTGTATCGAACAGCCACATGGTGCAGGACACGGCCGCGCAGACGCAGAGCACAATCCGCAGCCAGATTGTGAGCGGCAACGGCAACGTGACGCTGGACGCAAAGCAGGATGTGACGGTGCAGGGCTCCGACCTGTACGCGGGTCAGGACCTGACGTTGATCGGGAAGAACCTGAACCTCGATCCCGGCACGGACGCGCAGCAAAGCAGCATGAGCCAGAGCGCGAGCCAGTTTGGCGTCACGTTTGCGCTGGGCGGTGTGGCGGGGGATACGGCGGCAACCGTCAATCGCAGCTTGAACCAGGCAAGCCATGCGGGCGACTCGCGTCTTGCGGCGCTCGATGTGGCCCAGGCGGCGCTCGCCGTGTACAACGCACCCGGCGCGGCGGCTAGTGGCCAGGCGCCGGCAGTGATCAAGGCGACTGTGAGTGTTGGTGGCGGTACTAGCCACGCCGAAGCTCAAAGCAGTTCGACCACGAACAGTGGCAGTACGCTCACGGCTGGTGGTACGGCGACGCTCGTCGCGACCGGAAGCGGCAACAAGGATGGAGCGGGCTATGCGACGGACGGCGACATCAATGCGCGTGGTACGCAAATCACCGCGCATGATGTGGCGCTGAACGCGGCCCGCGACATCAATCTGCAAAGTGCGAAGGATACGAGCCAGCAGACGAGCAGCAACAGCAGCACTAATGCGAGTATCGGCGTCGGCTTTGGGCTGGGCGGCGCGCAGAATGGCTTTACGCTCGAACTGGCCGCGAATGGCGCGAAGGGTAACGCCAATGGCAACGGCACGACGAACCACGATACGCAGATCAATGCGAGCGGCACGGTCGCCATCACGAGCGGGCGCGATACGAACCTGCGCGGTGCGGAAGTAGCGGGCAATACGGTTGATGCCAACGTAGGCCGTGACCTGAACATCCAGAGTGTGCAGGATACGAATGCGTATAACAGCCAGCAGGCGAGCGCCGGGTTCCAGGCGAGCATCTGCGTGCCGCCGTTCTGCTATGGACAGACGGTCAGCGGCAGCGCGAATGCGAGCGATCAGACCATCAAGGACAACTTCCAGTCGGTGAACCAGCAAAGCGGTATCAGCGCGGGTAGCGGTGGGTTTGACATTTACGTCGGTAACCACACGCAGCTGGATGGCGGCGTTATCGCCAGTACCGCATCGCCGGACAAGAACTCGCTGTCGACGCAGACGCTCGACTATACGAACCTGCAGAACCAGGCGGAGTACTCGGGTTCGACTGTCAGCTTTGGTGTCAGCACGAACAGTGGTGGGGGTACAACCGGCATTGCGGGAATGGGGCCGAGTGGTTTCGGTGCGTCGGGTGTAAGTGACGACGCGTCGGGTACGACGTACGCGGCGGTAAGCCCCGGGACGATTACCGTGCGTGGTGATGCGGGTACCGGGCACGACAGTACGGCCGGGTTGAGCCGCGACACGGCAAACGCGAATGGGTCGGTGGCGAACACGTTCGATGCGCAGAATGTGTCGAACGACATGGCGGTCCAGCAAGGGGTGGTGCAGGTCGGCATGCAGGTGGTGGGTGATATCGGTCGTGCAGAGCATTGGGAAGAGGACAGTGCAGCGCGGATCGCGTCCCATGCGGCTGTGGCTGCGCTGGGTGCGGCGCTGGGCGGTGGGAACGTTGCGGGCGCTGTCGGTGGGACGGTGGCGGGGGATATTGCTGGAAATGCGGCAGCACACGCGGGCGGTGGGGCACTGGCTGGCAACATCGCTTCGGGTGCGGCGGGGGCTTTGGCAGGTGGTGCGCTGGGTGGTGCCGGCGGTGCGATGAGCGGGGCGAATGGGGCGTTGGGTGCGGATTTGTACAATCGGCAGTTGCATCCGGATGAGAAGCAAAAACTGCAGCAGAAGGCGAATGAGATCGCCGCCAATATTGCCCAGAATCCGCAGGACCAGGCGACTATAGCCCAATACTGGAACTCCATGCTGACGGTTGCCGCGAGTGCCGATGTCGATACGCAGGCGGCTCAGCAGTTGAATGCCTATGTGGACCAACTGACGCAGGCGGCGCAGGCGTCCGGGAACTACGCTCCTCTGGATCGATTCCTCAGCGACCTTAATATCGCTCAACAGACGGTTCAGTCGATGGCCGGTCAGCCGCTCTACGGTACAACGGGTAATCCGATTGTTGCGGATGGTTCTGTCGTGAGCTCGTTCCAATCAACGCCGGCGCAGGCTAGCGACACGACACTGTTTGCGAACGGTCCGCTGGGCTCGCTAAATCAATTTGGACCGGGAAATACGCTAGCGACGACGGGTTGGCAGCCAATCGGGAACGCAACAGTCCAACAGCAGATCCAGTGGCTGGAACAGAGCACGTTGCAGCAGGCGTCGACGCTGAACGGATCAGTGTCGCCGACGTATCCGCTTGAAAATATCGCACTTGGCGGGATGGCGGGTAAAATTGTGTCGGGGGTACTCGGTGCGATATTCGACGCAGCGGCAGCAAACAGCGCGGTCGTCGGATCGGTAGCAAACGCTAATTTCGCACAATCGTCCATAAATGCAGCTGAGGCGTTTAGCATTGAAGGGGCGGCGAAATATAGCCAAATTGCCGGGATGCCGATCAACACTGTCGACGATTTGGCTGCAGCGATCAAAAGCGGACTGATCAGCCCAAGCCAGCTACCGGTCGATTACGTGGTTACTGCCGATGGAACGCAACTAATACTGAATACGCGCACCTCCGTCGCGTTGAGCCGCGCAGGAGTTCCTCAGTCGCAATGGTATGGTGCGAACCAAACCGGTTTACAGGTGCCGGGCATGTCAGCTGGAACGACATTCGATTACTTGGCTGCTCGTCAATTGGCGCGAAACAAGTTACCGCCGACGGGCACTCCTAACGTGCCAAAAGGGACAAAATGA
- a CDS encoding RNA 2'-phosphotransferase: MNTDDKRLDEISKYLSYVLRHEPQTIGLQLDAEGWASIDSLITSAAKYGRSLDRTTIQTVVANNDKKRFSISDDGKRIRAIQGHSTPAVQRKYSEKEPPEVLYHGTATRFLKSIHELGLKAGARHHVHLSQDIPTALAVGQRYGKPAVLEIQAMRMHRQGFKFFLAENGVWLTQGVPAEFLNTLDKLSS; the protein is encoded by the coding sequence ATGAACACAGACGATAAACGACTCGACGAGATCAGCAAATATCTTAGTTATGTACTTCGCCATGAGCCTCAGACGATTGGCCTGCAGCTCGATGCCGAAGGCTGGGCCAGTATTGATTCTTTGATTACCAGCGCAGCCAAATACGGGCGTTCTCTCGACCGAACAACAATTCAAACGGTTGTCGCGAACAACGACAAGAAGAGATTTTCCATTTCTGACGATGGTAAGCGAATCCGTGCTATACAGGGTCATTCCACGCCAGCCGTACAACGCAAATATTCCGAAAAGGAGCCACCCGAAGTTCTTTATCACGGCACGGCAACTCGCTTTTTAAAATCTATCCACGAACTGGGACTGAAAGCAGGCGCCCGCCACCATGTGCACTTATCGCAAGATATACCCACGGCACTTGCCGTTGGCCAACGATATGGAAAACCGGCGGTTCTCGAGATTCAAGCAATGCGAATGCATCGACAGGGTTTCAAATTTTTTCTGGCTGAGAACGGCGTCTGGCTAACCCAAGGCGTGCCGGCTGAATTCCTCAACACACTTGACAAGCTCAGTTCTTGA